In Candidatus Binatia bacterium, a single genomic region encodes these proteins:
- a CDS encoding cold shock domain-containing protein has translation MTGTIKKIIRDKGFGFIVPDDGSDDVFFHRSSLAPRVQFEDLNERDAVQFQTRRGDKGPVAFDLKLR, from the coding sequence ATGACCGGAACGATAAAAAAAATTATCCGAGATAAGGGCTTTGGGTTCATCGTTCCCGACGACGGCAGCGACGACGTCTTTTTCCATCGCAGCAGCCTTGCGCCGCGCGTGCAGTTCGAGGATTTGAATGAGCGCGATGCGGTGCAATTTCAGACCCGCCGCGGCGACAAAGGCCCCGTAGCCTTCGACCTCAAACTGCGCTAG
- the ispH gene encoding 4-hydroxy-3-methylbut-2-enyl diphosphate reductase — protein MPVKKVIVAQPRGFCAGVEMAIETVERALKKYGAPLYVFHEIVHNRHVVQDFIKRGVTFVQTVDQVPAGAKLIFSAHGVAPAVLRRARERRVEIVIDATCPLVEKVHREVRKFAAQGYGIILVGHEDHDEIVGTSGEAPERIQIVATGKEAEKIRVADPEKVVVLTQTTLSVDDTREIIDVLKRRFPRMVTPSKEDICYATQNRQDAVKQLAREVDLVLVIGSANSENSNQLCRVARARGIPAYLINDISDADPDWLHGVERVGITSGASAPDRLVWESADFFKQHGAEVSTSGFVEENVHFALPSEIADTP, from the coding sequence ATGCCGGTGAAAAAGGTGATCGTCGCCCAGCCGCGGGGATTTTGTGCTGGGGTCGAGATGGCGATCGAGACGGTGGAGCGTGCGCTCAAGAAATACGGCGCGCCGCTCTATGTTTTCCACGAGATCGTGCACAATCGCCACGTCGTGCAAGACTTCATCAAGCGCGGCGTAACCTTCGTTCAGACGGTGGACCAAGTTCCGGCCGGGGCGAAGCTGATTTTCAGCGCCCATGGCGTTGCGCCCGCGGTGTTGCGGCGGGCGCGCGAGCGTCGCGTCGAGATCGTCATCGACGCGACCTGCCCGCTGGTTGAAAAAGTCCACCGGGAGGTGCGGAAGTTCGCGGCGCAGGGTTATGGGATCATACTCGTCGGACACGAAGACCACGACGAGATCGTGGGCACGAGCGGCGAGGCGCCGGAGCGAATTCAGATCGTCGCCACGGGGAAAGAGGCTGAAAAGATCCGCGTTGCTGATCCGGAGAAGGTTGTGGTTCTGACTCAAACTACTCTCAGCGTGGACGATACTCGAGAAATCATCGATGTTCTCAAGCGAAGATTTCCCCGAATGGTGACGCCGTCGAAAGAGGATATCTGCTACGCGACGCAGAACCGCCAGGACGCGGTGAAGCAGCTTGCCCGCGAGGTCGATCTCGTGCTCGTGATCGGATCGGCCAACAGCGAGAACTCGAACCAGCTTTGCCGCGTGGCGCGCGCCCGGGGCATTCCCGCCTATCTCATCAACGACATCAGCGATGCCGACCCCGATTGGCTTCACGGAGTGGAGCGCGTCGGCATCACCTCCGGCGCCTCGGCGCCCGACCGGTTGGTATGGGAGTCGGCGGATTTTTTCAAACAGCACGGCGCCGAAGTTTCCACGAGCGGGTTTGTCGAAGAGAACGTTCATTTTGCTCTGCCGAGCGAGATTGCCGATACGCCTTGA
- a CDS encoding VOC family protein, which yields MNRIVHIAVKVDDLETSSEFYQKVFGFAPMDNAKVRDHTSFHLSDGTIDLALIKYDSEQSAESKAAGPGPCIHHIGIEVDDVNEYLAQIQKFGCEIISDPGVIPIKFRAPGGTVLEIVPRQRYKKPTLD from the coding sequence ATGAACCGCATCGTCCATATCGCCGTAAAAGTCGACGACCTGGAGACAAGCAGCGAGTTTTACCAGAAAGTCTTCGGCTTCGCGCCGATGGACAATGCCAAAGTCCGAGACCACACATCGTTTCATTTGAGCGACGGCACGATCGACCTGGCGCTGATCAAGTACGACAGCGAACAGTCGGCCGAATCGAAGGCCGCGGGCCCGGGTCCCTGCATCCATCACATCGGCATAGAGGTGGATGACGTGAATGAGTACCTGGCCCAAATCCAGAAGTTCGGCTGCGAAATCATCAGCGACCCGGGCGTGATACCGATCAAGTTCCGCGCCCCCGGCGGAACCGTTCTGGAGATCGTTCCCCGGCAAAGGTACAAAAAACCCACGCTGGACTAG
- a CDS encoding DinB family protein, whose product MPVTVVGDKTVSGFDRLELTRLFQLSDQKEKPVAGPWLFETLDKILTAVIRAARQVPPERMLWTTPDRDRPFKVFCYHIVVDPTHVLDAIASGKYDGNFKLTYAEKAEPFGSMEEVARFGEECRFRVLQAAKNLRRAELERPIDGYAGTTDGHELFYLVLSHTGHHLRQLYAMLGMIGVEPADPLKEEDFRGIQMPKELW is encoded by the coding sequence GTGCCCGTCACAGTCGTCGGCGACAAAACCGTTTCCGGCTTCGACCGGCTGGAGCTCACCCGCCTTTTTCAACTTTCTGATCAAAAAGAAAAGCCGGTCGCCGGTCCCTGGCTCTTCGAGACGCTGGATAAAATTCTCACCGCGGTGATCCGGGCCGCGCGCCAGGTCCCGCCCGAGCGTATGCTTTGGACCACGCCCGATCGCGACCGGCCGTTCAAGGTTTTTTGCTACCACATCGTGGTTGATCCGACCCACGTTCTCGACGCCATCGCGAGCGGAAAGTACGACGGCAATTTTAAACTCACCTACGCAGAGAAGGCCGAGCCCTTCGGCTCGATGGAAGAGGTGGCGCGTTTCGGTGAAGAGTGCCGCTTCCGCGTCCTCCAGGCCGCCAAGAATTTGCGTCGCGCGGAGCTCGAGCGGCCGATCGACGGGTACGCAGGAACGACCGACGGCCACGAGCTGTTTTATTTAGTCTTGAGCCACACCGGCCATCATTTGCGCCAGCTTTACGCCATGCTCGGCATGATCGGCGTCGAGCCGGCCGACCCGCTCAAAGAGGAAGACTTCCGCGGCATACAGATGCCGAAAGAGCTGTGGTAG